A stretch of the Capricornis sumatraensis isolate serow.1 chromosome 19, serow.2, whole genome shotgun sequence genome encodes the following:
- the CKB gene encoding creatine kinase B-type, whose product MPFSNSHNTLKLRFPAEDEFPDLSGHNNHMAKVLTPELYAELRAKSTPSGFTVDDVIQTGVDNPGHPYIMTVGCVAGDEESYDVFKELFDPIIEDRHGGYKPTDEHKTDLNPDNLQGGDDLDPNYVLSSRVRTGRSIRGFCLPPHCSRGERRAIEKLAVEALSSLDGDLAGRYYALKSMTEAEQQQLIDDHFLFDKPVSPLLLASGMARDWPDARGIWHNDNKTFLVWINEEDHLRVISMQKGGNMKEVFTRFCNGLTQIETLFKSKNYEFMWNPHLGYILTCPSNLGTGLRAGVHIKLPHLGKHEKFSEVLKRLRLQKRGTGGVDTAAVGGVFDVSNADRLGFSEVELVQMVVDGVKLLIEMEQRLEQGQAIDDLMPAQK is encoded by the exons atgcccttctccaatagCCACAACACGCTGAAGCTGCGCTTCCCGGCCGAAGACGAGTTCCCCGACCTCAGCGGCCACAACAACCACATGGCCAAGGTGCTGACCCCCGAACTGTACGCCGAGCTGCGCGCTAAGAGCACCCCGAGCGGCTTCACGGTGGACGACGTCATCCAGACCGGCGTGGACAACCCAG GCCACCCCTATATCATGACCGTGGGCTGTGTGGCCGGCGACGAGGAATCGTACGACGTGTTCAAGGAGCTGTTTGACCCCATCATTGAGGACCGGCACGGAGGCTATAAGCCCACCGACGAGCACAAGACCGACCTCAACCCCGACAACCTGCAG GGCGGCGACGACCTGGATCCCAACTACGTGCTGAGCTCGCGGGTGCGCACGGGCCGCAGCATCCGCGGCTTCTGCCTCCCCCCGCACTGCAGCCGCGGGGAGCGCCGCGCCATCGAGAAGCTCGCCGTCGAAG CCCTGTCGAGCCTGGACGGTGACCTGGCGGGGAGGTACTATGCGCTCAAAAGCATGACGGAGgcggagcagcagcagcttatcgACGACCACTTCCTTTTCGATAAGCCCGTGTCGCCCCTGCTGCTGGCCTCGGGCATGGCCCGCGACTGGCCCGACGCCCGCGGCATCTG gcaTAACGATAACAAGACCTTCCTGGTGTGGATCAACGAGGAGGACCATCTGCGGGTCATCTCCATGCAGAAGGGTGGCAACATGAAGGAGGTGTTCACGCGCTTCTGCAACGGCCTCACCCAG ATTGAAACGCTCTTCAAGTCTAAGAACTACGAGTTCATGTGGAACCCTCACCTGGGCTACATCCTCACCTGCCCGTCCAACCTGGGCACGGGGCTGCGGGCCGGGGTGCACATCAAGCTGCCCCACCTGGGCAAGCACGAGAAGTTCTCTGAGGTGCTCAAGCGGCTGCGGCTTCAGAAGCGAGGCACAG GCGGTGTGGACACGGCCGCCGTGGGTGGGGTCTTTGACGTCTCCAATGCGGACCGCCTGGGCTTCTCGGAGGTGGAGCTGGTGCAGATGGTGGTGGACGGCGTGAAGCTGCTCATCGAGATGGAGCAGCGGCTGGAGCAGGGCCAGGCCATCGATGACCTCATGCCGGCCCAGAAGTGA